A portion of the Channa argus isolate prfri chromosome 19, Channa argus male v1.0, whole genome shotgun sequence genome contains these proteins:
- the zgc:112982 gene encoding BCLAF1 and THRAP3 family member 3 isoform X2: MSRPRSRSPHYRRFPWEEPDFDPYRVLSELDGNPLDRSNRTRDVSEEHWDYFREDVYPKGQRRSPPFLDDYRLRDRHPPEQEEFYQRRLSHHFDVLGCDDRRLSPLRDVGGGEGCRGGFRERLKRFENRGRSPQSPPRLARERSLPTSHSHSDYQQREAGMSWRREEQDRDRGRFRDLSPRARSDDKRGGTGRERGGRRNSQGINRDRRREEPHQEKNPPLKRQRREMDDTSHLGYRDEENFGVKHYSLDTPRDRFGGDRQGSLPHMSARNLGPLVIEHGHGITDSRELPWWEQFEDRRGLDPDFDHQRSPRPLASKEEHFRTSDSRLGDREDTMGYHFQHNLRQANYPEARRSPIQQVKPSLTKYGNEDGPTNLKDRNGPNSARGRLDLRQSGRTGPPRNQPYLQQASRGYQDLPCEEQRTGCRPFKEDCYEDPIEQPKWSENHKQWKLDRPGSLDRYPPRKDLDPKMPRQREHGWNNQKTNNMTVVAEETLTIKVDMNRPVSQNSSLCYSSDRQLSLDLVNVGRQRLDFLPMLEHSGTYRETAMHTGTFAQEIITLVHQVKEQYFRDDGVTLNERFSAPQKGSCSEEELDVLMLDERFTSNRGFSLNMNSFLDDDVPLFSRIMPMQGLNQHPVRDPGDLRHDLERRRQERLEGVKVTIPGNSLSAHSPLPLSELGMGYSDKEEMAQMEDEGFSNWPQEKGRRREGNMRRDVPSRMNTGPQRRNNRGSNRGGQMRRQNNRNNHAEQVEPCS; this comes from the exons ATGTCAAGACCACGGTCGCGATCTCCACATTACAG GAGGTTCCCTTGGGAGGAACCAGACTTTGATCCTTACAGAGTCCTTTCTGAACTGGATGGGAATCCATTGGACAGGAGCAACCGCACCAGAGATGTTTCTGAAGAGCACTGGGACTACTTCAGGGAAGACGTGTATCCAAAAGGCCAGAGAAGATCCCCTCCTTTCCTTGATGACTATAGGCTTAGGGATCGACATCCTCCAGAACAGGAGGAATTTTACCAAAGGAGGCTGTCGCACCATTTTGATGTGCTGGGCTGTGACGACCGGAGGCTTTCGCCATTGCGTGAtgtaggaggaggagaaggatgcCGAGGAGGTTTTAGAGAACGCTTAAAGCGTTTTGAAAACAGGGGGAGGTCGCCCCAATCACCTCCAAGGTTGGCAAGGGAAAGATCACTGCCAACATCACACTCTCACTCAGACTATCAACAGAGAGAGGCGGGGATGAGCTGGAGAAGAGAGGAGCAGGACAGAGATCGAGGGAGGTTCAGAGATCTCAGTCCCCGTGCAAGGTCAGATGACAAAAGAGGGGGAACAGGTagggaaagaggaggaaggaggaattCACAAGGTATCAACAGAGACAGACGTAGGGAAGAACCACATCAGGAGAAGAACCCTCCcttaaaaaggcaaagaagagaAATGGATGACACCAGTCACCTTGG GTACAGGGATGAGGAGAACTTTGGGGTCAAGCATTACTCGTTGGACACACCCAGAGATAGGTTTGGAGGGGACCGTCAGGGGAGCCTCCCCCACATGAGTGCGCGGAACTTGGGACCACTTGTTATCGAACATGGTCATGGCATCACAGACAGCAGAGAGTTGCCATGGTGGGAACAGTTTGAAGACCGCAGAGGTCTTGACCCTGACTTTGATCATCAACGGAGTCCCCGCCCATTGGCCTCCAAAGAAGAACATTTTAGGACCTCAGACAGCAGGTTGGGTGATCGAGAGGACACAATGGGATACCATTTTCAACATAATTTAAGACAGGCAAACTATCCTGAAGCTAGAAGGAGCCCTATACAACAAGTTAAACCAAGCCTCACGAAATATGGTAATGAAGATGGTCCCACAAACCTCAAGGACAGGAATGGTCCTAACTCTGCACGGGGGAGGTTGGATCTCAGACAGAGTGGAAGGACTGGACCACCAAGGAATCAACCATACCTACAGCAAGCCTCTCGGGGATACCAAGATCTTCCTTGTGAAGAGCAAAGAACAGGGTGTCGACCCTTCAAGGAAGATTGTTACGAGGATCCCATTGAACAGCCTAAGTGGtctgaaaatcacaaacagTGGAAACTTGACAGGCCTGGAAGTCTGGACCGATACCCACCAAGGAAGGACTTGGACCCTAAAATGCCCCGTCAGAGGGAACATGGATGGAAcaatcagaaaacaaataacatgACTGTGGTAGCAGAGGAAACGCTCACCATCAAAGTGGACATGAACCGACCTGTAAGCCAAAACAG CTCGCTGTGTTACTCCTCGGACAGGCAGTTGTCTTTAGACCTGGTCAATGTGGGTCGTCAGCGTCTGGACTTCCTGCCCATGTTGGAGCACTCTGGGACGTACCGAGAAACTGCCATGCACACTGGCACTTTTGCCCAGGAAATCATTACTCTGGTGCatcaggtcaaag AGCAGTATTTCAGAGATGATGGTGTCACCCTCAATGAGCGTTTTTCAGCTCCTCAAAAAGGCAGCTGCTCTGAAGAAGAGTTGGATGTGCTAATGTTGGACGAGAGGTTTACCTCAAACAG aggGTTCAGCTTAAATATGAACTCCTTTCTTGATGATGACGTACCCCTGTTCTCCAGAATCATGCCCATGCAg GGTTTGAATCAGCATCCGGTGCGAGACCCAGGGGACCTGAGACACGACCTTGAGAGGAGGCGGCAGGAAAGACTTGAGGGGGTGAAAGTTACAATACCAGGGAACAGTTTATCCGCTCACTCCCCACTCCCACTCAG TGAGCTGGGTATGGGGTACAGTGACAAAGAGGAGATGGCTCAGATGGAGGATGAAGGATTCTCCAATTGGCCCCAGGAGAAAGGCAGGAGACGAGAAGGCAACATG AGGAGAGACGTTCCCTCGAGAATGAACACTGGCCCCCAACGCAGAAACAACCGCGGTAGTAACCGGGGTGGACAAATGAGGCGACAGAACAACCGAAACAACCATGCAG aacaagttgaaccctgctcctaa
- the lipib gene encoding lipase member H has product MLLCRLLGLLGLVVLCKGEEESGAGESCDNFTDLNLSHCFIGTSLYVRLLLYTRSNLDCGREINHHHLSTQPLLNLSLPTVFVIHGYRPTGAPPIWINHIVHLLAEQEDLNIIVVDWNRGAANLNYFTAVSYTREAAHNLTGFIMTMQEEGASLSSVHLIGVSLGAHLAGFVGANLKGKIGRITGLDPAGPMFTSATPEDRLDPSDATFVDVLHTDMNSFGLRGAHGHIDFYANGGADQPGCPKTIFAGKSYFVCDHQRSVFLYLCALNRTCNLPGYPCSSYGDFLDGRCLQCEAFKPASCPVLGYNVSQWRDTLLRLGQTRVFFSTTATLPYRKLSYRVDMVTWNQYLRWGVVYIRLHSGRSVTETRIDHKLLRFEQYTATRLLAQFDDDLSHVQKISMRINTGNVIGPRYKIRLLRIRFTPLDHPDRPLMCRFDIIMDENMEVAFRPLPCDSRL; this is encoded by the exons ATGCTGCTCTGCAGACTCCTGGGTTTGCTGGGACTCGTCGTTCTCTGcaaag GCGAGGAGGAGAGTGGGGCAGGCGAGTCCTGTGACAACTTCACCGACCTGAACCTGTCCCACTGCTTCATCGGGACCAGCCTGTACGTCCGGCTGCTGCTCTACACCCGCTCCAACCTCGACTGTGGCCGTGAGATCAATCACCACCACCTGTCCACCCAGCCGCTCCTTAACCTCTCCCTCCCTACTGTCTTTGTCATCCACGGCTACCGGCCCACCGGAGCGCCCCCCATCTGGATCAACCACATAGTCCACCTGTTGGCTGAGCAGGAGGACTTGAACATCATCGTGGTGGACTGGAACAGGGGGGCGGCCAACCTCAACTACTTCACCGCTGTGTCCTACACGAGGGAGGCAGCTCACAACCTGACCGGCTTCATCATGACGATGCAG GAGGAAGGAGCCTCTCTGAGCTCAGTGCATCTCATCGGTGTCAGTCTGGGAGCTCATCTGGCCGGATTTGTCGGAGCAAACCTGAAGGGAAAGATCGGACGGATCACAG GCCTCGATCCAGCAGGGCCCATGTTCACCAGTGCCACACCAGAGGACAGACTGGACCCCTCAGACGCCACGTTCGTGGACGTACTTCACACTGACATGAACT CATTTGGACTCAGAGGAGCTCATGGTCATATTGATTTCTACGCCAATGGCGGAGCCGACCAACCAGGGTGCCCCAAAACCATCTTTGCAG GTAAATCCTACTTTGTATGTGACCACCAGCgctctgtgtttctgtactTGTGTGCCCTGAACCGCACCTGCAATCTCCCGGGTTACCCCTGCTCGTCCTACGGCGATTTCCTGGACGGCCGGTGTCTGCAGTGTGAGGCCTTCAAACCCGCTTCCTGCCCTGTGCTTG GTTACAACGTCAGCCAGTGGCGGGACACTCTGCTGAGACTCGGACAGACCCGAGTCTTCTTCAGCACCACGGCCACACTGCCCTACAGGA AGCTGAGCTACAGAGTGGACATGGTGACCTGGAACCAGTATCTCCGGTGGGGGGTTGTCTACATCCGGCTGCACAGTGGCAGGAGCGTCACAGAGACTCGAATAGACCA TAAGCTCCTCCGGTTCGAACAGTACACCGCCACGCGACTGCTGGCCCAGTTTGACGACGATCTGTCTCACGTCCAGAAGATCTCCATGCGCATCAACACCGGCAACGTAATCGGTCCCCGATACAAAATCCGACTGCTGCGGATACGATTCACACCTCTGGACCATCCTGACAG GCCTCTGATGTGCCGTTTTGACATCATCATGGATGAGAACATGGAGGTGGCGTTTCGCCCCCTCCCCTGCGATTCTCGCCTTTAA
- the zgc:112982 gene encoding BCLAF1 and THRAP3 family member 3 isoform X3: protein MSRPRSRSPHYRRFPWEEPDFDPYRVLSELDGNPLDRSNRTRDVSEEHWDYFREDVYPKGQRRSPPFLDDYRLRDRHPPEQEEFYQRRLSHHFDVLGCDDRRLSPLRDVGGGEGCRGGFRERLKRFENRGRSPQSPPRLARERSLPTSHSHSDYQQREAGMSWRREEQDRDRGRFRDLSPRARSDDKRGGTGRERGGRRNSQGINRDRRREEPHQEKNPPLKRQRREMDDTSHLGYRDEENFGVKHYSLDTPRDRFGGDRQGSLPHMSARNLGPLVIEHGHGITDSRELPWWEQFEDRRGLDPDFDHQRSPRPLASKEEHFRTSDSRLGDREDTMGYHFQHNLRQANYPEARRSPIQQVKPSLTKYGNEDGPTNLKDRNGPNSARGRLDLRQSGRTGPPRNQPYLQQASRGYQDLPCEEQRTGCRPFKEDCYEDPIEQPKWSENHKQWKLDRPGSLDRYPPRKDLDPKMPRQREHGWNNQKTNNMTVVAEETLTIKVDMNRPVSQNSSLCYSSDRQLSLDLVNVGRQRLDFLPMLEHSGTYRETAMHTGTFAQEIITLVHQVKEQYFRDDGVTLNERFSAPQKGSCSEEELDVLMLDERFTSNRGFSLNMNSFLDDDVPLFSRIMPMQGLNQHPVRDPGDLRHDLERRRQERLEGVKVTIPGNSLSAHSPLPLSELGMGYSDKEEMAQMEDEGFSNWPQEKGRRREGNMGQRRDVPSRMNTGPQRRNNRGSNRGGQMRRQNNRNNHAGPNW from the exons ATGTCAAGACCACGGTCGCGATCTCCACATTACAG GAGGTTCCCTTGGGAGGAACCAGACTTTGATCCTTACAGAGTCCTTTCTGAACTGGATGGGAATCCATTGGACAGGAGCAACCGCACCAGAGATGTTTCTGAAGAGCACTGGGACTACTTCAGGGAAGACGTGTATCCAAAAGGCCAGAGAAGATCCCCTCCTTTCCTTGATGACTATAGGCTTAGGGATCGACATCCTCCAGAACAGGAGGAATTTTACCAAAGGAGGCTGTCGCACCATTTTGATGTGCTGGGCTGTGACGACCGGAGGCTTTCGCCATTGCGTGAtgtaggaggaggagaaggatgcCGAGGAGGTTTTAGAGAACGCTTAAAGCGTTTTGAAAACAGGGGGAGGTCGCCCCAATCACCTCCAAGGTTGGCAAGGGAAAGATCACTGCCAACATCACACTCTCACTCAGACTATCAACAGAGAGAGGCGGGGATGAGCTGGAGAAGAGAGGAGCAGGACAGAGATCGAGGGAGGTTCAGAGATCTCAGTCCCCGTGCAAGGTCAGATGACAAAAGAGGGGGAACAGGTagggaaagaggaggaaggaggaattCACAAGGTATCAACAGAGACAGACGTAGGGAAGAACCACATCAGGAGAAGAACCCTCCcttaaaaaggcaaagaagagaAATGGATGACACCAGTCACCTTGG GTACAGGGATGAGGAGAACTTTGGGGTCAAGCATTACTCGTTGGACACACCCAGAGATAGGTTTGGAGGGGACCGTCAGGGGAGCCTCCCCCACATGAGTGCGCGGAACTTGGGACCACTTGTTATCGAACATGGTCATGGCATCACAGACAGCAGAGAGTTGCCATGGTGGGAACAGTTTGAAGACCGCAGAGGTCTTGACCCTGACTTTGATCATCAACGGAGTCCCCGCCCATTGGCCTCCAAAGAAGAACATTTTAGGACCTCAGACAGCAGGTTGGGTGATCGAGAGGACACAATGGGATACCATTTTCAACATAATTTAAGACAGGCAAACTATCCTGAAGCTAGAAGGAGCCCTATACAACAAGTTAAACCAAGCCTCACGAAATATGGTAATGAAGATGGTCCCACAAACCTCAAGGACAGGAATGGTCCTAACTCTGCACGGGGGAGGTTGGATCTCAGACAGAGTGGAAGGACTGGACCACCAAGGAATCAACCATACCTACAGCAAGCCTCTCGGGGATACCAAGATCTTCCTTGTGAAGAGCAAAGAACAGGGTGTCGACCCTTCAAGGAAGATTGTTACGAGGATCCCATTGAACAGCCTAAGTGGtctgaaaatcacaaacagTGGAAACTTGACAGGCCTGGAAGTCTGGACCGATACCCACCAAGGAAGGACTTGGACCCTAAAATGCCCCGTCAGAGGGAACATGGATGGAAcaatcagaaaacaaataacatgACTGTGGTAGCAGAGGAAACGCTCACCATCAAAGTGGACATGAACCGACCTGTAAGCCAAAACAG CTCGCTGTGTTACTCCTCGGACAGGCAGTTGTCTTTAGACCTGGTCAATGTGGGTCGTCAGCGTCTGGACTTCCTGCCCATGTTGGAGCACTCTGGGACGTACCGAGAAACTGCCATGCACACTGGCACTTTTGCCCAGGAAATCATTACTCTGGTGCatcaggtcaaag AGCAGTATTTCAGAGATGATGGTGTCACCCTCAATGAGCGTTTTTCAGCTCCTCAAAAAGGCAGCTGCTCTGAAGAAGAGTTGGATGTGCTAATGTTGGACGAGAGGTTTACCTCAAACAG aggGTTCAGCTTAAATATGAACTCCTTTCTTGATGATGACGTACCCCTGTTCTCCAGAATCATGCCCATGCAg GGTTTGAATCAGCATCCGGTGCGAGACCCAGGGGACCTGAGACACGACCTTGAGAGGAGGCGGCAGGAAAGACTTGAGGGGGTGAAAGTTACAATACCAGGGAACAGTTTATCCGCTCACTCCCCACTCCCACTCAG TGAGCTGGGTATGGGGTACAGTGACAAAGAGGAGATGGCTCAGATGGAGGATGAAGGATTCTCCAATTGGCCCCAGGAGAAAGGCAGGAGACGAGAAGGCAACATG GGACAGAGGAGAGACGTTCCCTCGAGAATGAACACTGGCCCCCAACGCAGAAACAACCGCGGTAGTAACCGGGGTGGACAAATGAGGCGACAGAACAACCGAAACAACCATGCAG GTCCAAACTGGTGA
- the zgc:112982 gene encoding BCLAF1 and THRAP3 family member 3 isoform X4 — MSRPRSRSPHYRRFPWEEPDFDPYRVLSELDGNPLDRSNRTRDVSEEHWDYFREDVYPKGQRRSPPFLDDYRLRDRHPPEQEEFYQRRLSHHFDVLGCDDRRLSPLRDVGGGEGCRGGFRERLKRFENRGRSPQSPPRLARERSLPTSHSHSDYQQREAGMSWRREEQDRDRGRFRDLSPRARSDDKRGGTGRERGGRRNSQGINRDRRREEPHQEKNPPLKRQRREMDDTSHLGYRDEENFGVKHYSLDTPRDRFGGDRQGSLPHMSARNLGPLVIEHGHGITDSRELPWWEQFEDRRGLDPDFDHQRSPRPLASKEEHFRTSDSRLGDREDTMGYHFQHNLRQANYPEARRSPIQQVKPSLTKYGNEDGPTNLKDRNGPNSARGRLDLRQSGRTGPPRNQPYLQQASRGYQDLPCEEQRTGCRPFKEDCYEDPIEQPKWSENHKQWKLDRPGSLDRYPPRKDLDPKMPRQREHGWNNQKTNNMTVVAEETLTIKVDMNRPVSQNSSLCYSSDRQLSLDLVNVGRQRLDFLPMLEHSGTYRETAMHTGTFAQEIITLVHQVKEQYFRDDGVTLNERFSAPQKGSCSEEELDVLMLDERFTSNRGFSLNMNSFLDDDVPLFSRIMPMQGLNQHPVRDPGDLRHDLERRRQERLEGVKVTIPGNSLSAHSPLPLSELGMGYSDKEEMAQMEDEGFSNWPQEKGRRREGNMRRDVPSRMNTGPQRRNNRGSNRGGQMRRQNNRNNHAGPNW, encoded by the exons ATGTCAAGACCACGGTCGCGATCTCCACATTACAG GAGGTTCCCTTGGGAGGAACCAGACTTTGATCCTTACAGAGTCCTTTCTGAACTGGATGGGAATCCATTGGACAGGAGCAACCGCACCAGAGATGTTTCTGAAGAGCACTGGGACTACTTCAGGGAAGACGTGTATCCAAAAGGCCAGAGAAGATCCCCTCCTTTCCTTGATGACTATAGGCTTAGGGATCGACATCCTCCAGAACAGGAGGAATTTTACCAAAGGAGGCTGTCGCACCATTTTGATGTGCTGGGCTGTGACGACCGGAGGCTTTCGCCATTGCGTGAtgtaggaggaggagaaggatgcCGAGGAGGTTTTAGAGAACGCTTAAAGCGTTTTGAAAACAGGGGGAGGTCGCCCCAATCACCTCCAAGGTTGGCAAGGGAAAGATCACTGCCAACATCACACTCTCACTCAGACTATCAACAGAGAGAGGCGGGGATGAGCTGGAGAAGAGAGGAGCAGGACAGAGATCGAGGGAGGTTCAGAGATCTCAGTCCCCGTGCAAGGTCAGATGACAAAAGAGGGGGAACAGGTagggaaagaggaggaaggaggaattCACAAGGTATCAACAGAGACAGACGTAGGGAAGAACCACATCAGGAGAAGAACCCTCCcttaaaaaggcaaagaagagaAATGGATGACACCAGTCACCTTGG GTACAGGGATGAGGAGAACTTTGGGGTCAAGCATTACTCGTTGGACACACCCAGAGATAGGTTTGGAGGGGACCGTCAGGGGAGCCTCCCCCACATGAGTGCGCGGAACTTGGGACCACTTGTTATCGAACATGGTCATGGCATCACAGACAGCAGAGAGTTGCCATGGTGGGAACAGTTTGAAGACCGCAGAGGTCTTGACCCTGACTTTGATCATCAACGGAGTCCCCGCCCATTGGCCTCCAAAGAAGAACATTTTAGGACCTCAGACAGCAGGTTGGGTGATCGAGAGGACACAATGGGATACCATTTTCAACATAATTTAAGACAGGCAAACTATCCTGAAGCTAGAAGGAGCCCTATACAACAAGTTAAACCAAGCCTCACGAAATATGGTAATGAAGATGGTCCCACAAACCTCAAGGACAGGAATGGTCCTAACTCTGCACGGGGGAGGTTGGATCTCAGACAGAGTGGAAGGACTGGACCACCAAGGAATCAACCATACCTACAGCAAGCCTCTCGGGGATACCAAGATCTTCCTTGTGAAGAGCAAAGAACAGGGTGTCGACCCTTCAAGGAAGATTGTTACGAGGATCCCATTGAACAGCCTAAGTGGtctgaaaatcacaaacagTGGAAACTTGACAGGCCTGGAAGTCTGGACCGATACCCACCAAGGAAGGACTTGGACCCTAAAATGCCCCGTCAGAGGGAACATGGATGGAAcaatcagaaaacaaataacatgACTGTGGTAGCAGAGGAAACGCTCACCATCAAAGTGGACATGAACCGACCTGTAAGCCAAAACAG CTCGCTGTGTTACTCCTCGGACAGGCAGTTGTCTTTAGACCTGGTCAATGTGGGTCGTCAGCGTCTGGACTTCCTGCCCATGTTGGAGCACTCTGGGACGTACCGAGAAACTGCCATGCACACTGGCACTTTTGCCCAGGAAATCATTACTCTGGTGCatcaggtcaaag AGCAGTATTTCAGAGATGATGGTGTCACCCTCAATGAGCGTTTTTCAGCTCCTCAAAAAGGCAGCTGCTCTGAAGAAGAGTTGGATGTGCTAATGTTGGACGAGAGGTTTACCTCAAACAG aggGTTCAGCTTAAATATGAACTCCTTTCTTGATGATGACGTACCCCTGTTCTCCAGAATCATGCCCATGCAg GGTTTGAATCAGCATCCGGTGCGAGACCCAGGGGACCTGAGACACGACCTTGAGAGGAGGCGGCAGGAAAGACTTGAGGGGGTGAAAGTTACAATACCAGGGAACAGTTTATCCGCTCACTCCCCACTCCCACTCAG TGAGCTGGGTATGGGGTACAGTGACAAAGAGGAGATGGCTCAGATGGAGGATGAAGGATTCTCCAATTGGCCCCAGGAGAAAGGCAGGAGACGAGAAGGCAACATG AGGAGAGACGTTCCCTCGAGAATGAACACTGGCCCCCAACGCAGAAACAACCGCGGTAGTAACCGGGGTGGACAAATGAGGCGACAGAACAACCGAAACAACCATGCAG GTCCAAACTGGTGA
- the zgc:112982 gene encoding BCLAF1 and THRAP3 family member 3 isoform X1, producing MSRPRSRSPHYRRFPWEEPDFDPYRVLSELDGNPLDRSNRTRDVSEEHWDYFREDVYPKGQRRSPPFLDDYRLRDRHPPEQEEFYQRRLSHHFDVLGCDDRRLSPLRDVGGGEGCRGGFRERLKRFENRGRSPQSPPRLARERSLPTSHSHSDYQQREAGMSWRREEQDRDRGRFRDLSPRARSDDKRGGTGRERGGRRNSQGINRDRRREEPHQEKNPPLKRQRREMDDTSHLGYRDEENFGVKHYSLDTPRDRFGGDRQGSLPHMSARNLGPLVIEHGHGITDSRELPWWEQFEDRRGLDPDFDHQRSPRPLASKEEHFRTSDSRLGDREDTMGYHFQHNLRQANYPEARRSPIQQVKPSLTKYGNEDGPTNLKDRNGPNSARGRLDLRQSGRTGPPRNQPYLQQASRGYQDLPCEEQRTGCRPFKEDCYEDPIEQPKWSENHKQWKLDRPGSLDRYPPRKDLDPKMPRQREHGWNNQKTNNMTVVAEETLTIKVDMNRPVSQNSSLCYSSDRQLSLDLVNVGRQRLDFLPMLEHSGTYRETAMHTGTFAQEIITLVHQVKEQYFRDDGVTLNERFSAPQKGSCSEEELDVLMLDERFTSNRGFSLNMNSFLDDDVPLFSRIMPMQGLNQHPVRDPGDLRHDLERRRQERLEGVKVTIPGNSLSAHSPLPLSELGMGYSDKEEMAQMEDEGFSNWPQEKGRRREGNMGQRRDVPSRMNTGPQRRNNRGSNRGGQMRRQNNRNNHAEQVEPCS from the exons ATGTCAAGACCACGGTCGCGATCTCCACATTACAG GAGGTTCCCTTGGGAGGAACCAGACTTTGATCCTTACAGAGTCCTTTCTGAACTGGATGGGAATCCATTGGACAGGAGCAACCGCACCAGAGATGTTTCTGAAGAGCACTGGGACTACTTCAGGGAAGACGTGTATCCAAAAGGCCAGAGAAGATCCCCTCCTTTCCTTGATGACTATAGGCTTAGGGATCGACATCCTCCAGAACAGGAGGAATTTTACCAAAGGAGGCTGTCGCACCATTTTGATGTGCTGGGCTGTGACGACCGGAGGCTTTCGCCATTGCGTGAtgtaggaggaggagaaggatgcCGAGGAGGTTTTAGAGAACGCTTAAAGCGTTTTGAAAACAGGGGGAGGTCGCCCCAATCACCTCCAAGGTTGGCAAGGGAAAGATCACTGCCAACATCACACTCTCACTCAGACTATCAACAGAGAGAGGCGGGGATGAGCTGGAGAAGAGAGGAGCAGGACAGAGATCGAGGGAGGTTCAGAGATCTCAGTCCCCGTGCAAGGTCAGATGACAAAAGAGGGGGAACAGGTagggaaagaggaggaaggaggaattCACAAGGTATCAACAGAGACAGACGTAGGGAAGAACCACATCAGGAGAAGAACCCTCCcttaaaaaggcaaagaagagaAATGGATGACACCAGTCACCTTGG GTACAGGGATGAGGAGAACTTTGGGGTCAAGCATTACTCGTTGGACACACCCAGAGATAGGTTTGGAGGGGACCGTCAGGGGAGCCTCCCCCACATGAGTGCGCGGAACTTGGGACCACTTGTTATCGAACATGGTCATGGCATCACAGACAGCAGAGAGTTGCCATGGTGGGAACAGTTTGAAGACCGCAGAGGTCTTGACCCTGACTTTGATCATCAACGGAGTCCCCGCCCATTGGCCTCCAAAGAAGAACATTTTAGGACCTCAGACAGCAGGTTGGGTGATCGAGAGGACACAATGGGATACCATTTTCAACATAATTTAAGACAGGCAAACTATCCTGAAGCTAGAAGGAGCCCTATACAACAAGTTAAACCAAGCCTCACGAAATATGGTAATGAAGATGGTCCCACAAACCTCAAGGACAGGAATGGTCCTAACTCTGCACGGGGGAGGTTGGATCTCAGACAGAGTGGAAGGACTGGACCACCAAGGAATCAACCATACCTACAGCAAGCCTCTCGGGGATACCAAGATCTTCCTTGTGAAGAGCAAAGAACAGGGTGTCGACCCTTCAAGGAAGATTGTTACGAGGATCCCATTGAACAGCCTAAGTGGtctgaaaatcacaaacagTGGAAACTTGACAGGCCTGGAAGTCTGGACCGATACCCACCAAGGAAGGACTTGGACCCTAAAATGCCCCGTCAGAGGGAACATGGATGGAAcaatcagaaaacaaataacatgACTGTGGTAGCAGAGGAAACGCTCACCATCAAAGTGGACATGAACCGACCTGTAAGCCAAAACAG CTCGCTGTGTTACTCCTCGGACAGGCAGTTGTCTTTAGACCTGGTCAATGTGGGTCGTCAGCGTCTGGACTTCCTGCCCATGTTGGAGCACTCTGGGACGTACCGAGAAACTGCCATGCACACTGGCACTTTTGCCCAGGAAATCATTACTCTGGTGCatcaggtcaaag AGCAGTATTTCAGAGATGATGGTGTCACCCTCAATGAGCGTTTTTCAGCTCCTCAAAAAGGCAGCTGCTCTGAAGAAGAGTTGGATGTGCTAATGTTGGACGAGAGGTTTACCTCAAACAG aggGTTCAGCTTAAATATGAACTCCTTTCTTGATGATGACGTACCCCTGTTCTCCAGAATCATGCCCATGCAg GGTTTGAATCAGCATCCGGTGCGAGACCCAGGGGACCTGAGACACGACCTTGAGAGGAGGCGGCAGGAAAGACTTGAGGGGGTGAAAGTTACAATACCAGGGAACAGTTTATCCGCTCACTCCCCACTCCCACTCAG TGAGCTGGGTATGGGGTACAGTGACAAAGAGGAGATGGCTCAGATGGAGGATGAAGGATTCTCCAATTGGCCCCAGGAGAAAGGCAGGAGACGAGAAGGCAACATG GGACAGAGGAGAGACGTTCCCTCGAGAATGAACACTGGCCCCCAACGCAGAAACAACCGCGGTAGTAACCGGGGTGGACAAATGAGGCGACAGAACAACCGAAACAACCATGCAG aacaagttgaaccctgctcctaa